In a genomic window of Mesoplasma tabanidae:
- a CDS encoding ROK family protein: protein MILNIDLGGNSAKCALIDNFEIKCKFFIETPKFEIIENLKKMIDIYFKENNYNWINIEAISFSVPGAYDKKNETIVFAGNLNWWNYPLLNEAKKIFSFDKIFILNDANAATYGEWKKGQKGIPESMMLFTLGTGVGHGLILNKQLWEGTKKGYASEGGHGGCFADEELLCSCGVYGCLEARSSATGIERELNKTDNKNYIESKFGKEFKTIKIIDIVELFNNDDPVIMNIFKECLLPLSKAVGYLQTVLDVDKIIIGGGPSNLGEKITKIIFDNLKKYTLKSFYEDMEIEIAKLGNDAGIWGAYYWAFENLK, encoded by the coding sequence ATGATATTAAATATTGATTTGGGTGGAAATTCAGCTAAATGTGCTTTAATAGATAATTTTGAAATTAAGTGTAAATTTTTTATTGAAACACCAAAATTTGAAATAATTGAAAATCTAAAAAAAATGATAGATATTTATTTTAAAGAAAATAATTATAACTGAATCAACATTGAAGCAATTTCTTTTTCAGTGCCTGGCGCGTATGATAAGAAAAATGAAACTATTGTTTTTGCAGGCAATTTAAACTGATGAAATTATCCACTTTTAAATGAAGCTAAAAAAATATTTAGTTTTGATAAAATTTTTATTTTAAATGATGCTAATGCAGCAACATATGGTGAATGAAAAAAAGGACAAAAAGGTATTCCTGAGTCAATGATGCTTTTTACTTTGGGTACTGGAGTAGGGCATGGTTTAATTTTGAATAAACAATTATGAGAAGGAACCAAAAAAGGTTATGCTAGTGAAGGCGGACATGGTGGTTGTTTTGCTGATGAAGAATTGCTTTGTTCATGTGGTGTTTATGGTTGTTTAGAGGCTAGAAGTAGTGCAACTGGTATAGAACGTGAATTAAATAAAACAGACAACAAAAACTACATTGAATCAAAATTTGGAAAAGAATTTAAAACAATAAAAATAATTGATATTGTTGAACTATTTAATAATGATGATCCAGTTATTATGAATATTTTTAAAGAATGCTTACTTCCTTTATCAAAAGCTGTTGGATATTTACAAACAGTTTTAGATGTTGACAAAATAATTATTGGTGGTGGGCCCTCAAATCTTGGTGAAAAAATCACCAAAATAATTTTTGATAATCTTAAAAAGTATACTTTAAAGTCTTTTTATGAAGATATGGAAATTGAAATTGCAAAACTAGGTAATGATGCAGGTATTTGAGGAGCATATTACTGAGCTTTTGAAAATCTTAAGTAA
- the rplM gene encoding 50S ribosomal protein L13 produces MKQTTLIAAKDIKKNWYIVDAAGQNVGRLSTEVARILRGKHKVDFTPHMNNGDHVIIINAEQVLFTGKKESDKTYYHHSMHPGGLRRRTVAVQRELDATKILERSIRLMLPKNVQGRNQFRALHVFVGENHPYAAQKPEVLTFVKKGDNK; encoded by the coding sequence ATGAAACAAACAACATTAATTGCTGCAAAAGATATCAAAAAGAATTGATATATCGTTGATGCAGCAGGACAAAATGTGGGGAGATTATCTACAGAAGTAGCTAGAATCTTAAGAGGTAAACATAAAGTTGACTTCACACCTCACATGAACAATGGTGATCACGTTATCATCATTAACGCTGAGCAAGTATTATTTACTGGTAAAAAAGAATCAGATAAAACATACTACCACCACTCAATGCACCCAGGTGGACTAAGAAGAAGAACTGTAGCAGTTCAAAGAGAATTAGACGCAACTAAAATTTTAGAACGTTCAATTCGTTTGATGTTACCAAAAAATGTACAAGGAAGAAATCAATTTAGAGCATTACACGTATTTGTTGGTGAAAACCACCCTTACGCAGCTCAAAAACCAGAAGTTTTAACATTCGTAAAAAAAGGAGATAACAAATAA
- the leuS gene encoding leucine--tRNA ligase, with protein MEFSHKAIEKKWKKYWEENNTNKTTNTSDKKSYVLDMFPYPSGAGIHVGHVKGYTATDVFSRYKRMNGYDVLHPMGWDAFGLPAEQYALKTGNDPIDFTLENIKTFKRQLKMMGFSYDFDKEISTANPNYYKITQWIFNQLYKKGLAENRDVEVNWCQELGTVLANDEIIEKDGLMVSERGEHPVTKRKMRQWVLKITEYADRLLEGLEELEWNSSIKDLQRNWIGKSTGVELDFLVNNIKVPVFTTRIDTIYGVSYIVLAPEHEQVLNITITEHLNDVQAYIELAKNKSEIDRKDESKPKTGVFTGSYATNPHTGELVQVWVSDYVLANYGTGAVMAVPAHDKRDWDFATKFNLDKKFVIESKTNEKAFVGEGNIINSDILNGMNKKQAIQAMTKIAVEQGWGREQTNYKLRDWLFSRQRFYGEPFPVLYGPNQEITLIEDLPVKLPRITNIKPSGTGESPLANVEKWVNVEINGVKYRRETNTMPQSAGSSWYYLAYILADGENEFINIDSEEAKKRFEKWMPVDLYVGGQEHAVGHLLYARFWNYVLFDLGITSVKEPFKQLFNQGMILGPDGRKMSKSWGNVINPDDIVSTHGADSLRLYEMFMGPLDASLPWSEDGLDSALKWIHRAYRMVVSIELTDVNDAKLDFVYNDVVKNVSEMIEALKFNTAISQLMIFVNAVYKHEGPVYRPYIEGFVKMLSIYAPFIGEELWEKLGHAPSITKQVWPVFDPSKLVSNTVVIALQINGKLRATIEVEKGTIKDKLLELAKKHENIISYIKDKEIIKEIAVVDRIVNIVIK; from the coding sequence ATGGAATTTTCACATAAAGCGATTGAGAAAAAATGAAAAAAATATTGAGAAGAAAATAATACAAATAAAACAACTAATACATCTGATAAAAAATCTTATGTATTAGATATGTTCCCATACCCAAGTGGAGCTGGTATTCATGTTGGTCATGTTAAGGGATATACTGCAACTGATGTTTTCTCTCGTTATAAAAGAATGAATGGATATGATGTTTTACACCCAATGGGTTGAGATGCATTTGGACTACCAGCAGAACAATATGCATTAAAAACAGGTAATGATCCAATCGATTTCACTTTAGAAAATATTAAAACATTTAAACGCCAATTAAAAATGATGGGATTTAGTTATGATTTTGATAAAGAAATATCAACAGCTAATCCTAACTATTACAAAATAACACAATGAATATTTAATCAACTATATAAAAAGGGTTTAGCAGAAAACCGTGACGTTGAAGTTAACTGATGTCAAGAATTAGGAACAGTATTAGCTAATGATGAAATCATTGAAAAAGATGGATTGATGGTTAGTGAACGTGGAGAGCACCCAGTGACTAAACGTAAGATGCGTCAATGAGTTTTAAAGATTACAGAATATGCTGATCGTTTATTAGAGGGATTAGAGGAATTAGAATGAAATAGTTCAATCAAGGACTTACAAAGAAACTGAATTGGTAAATCAACTGGAGTTGAATTAGACTTTTTAGTTAATAATATTAAAGTTCCAGTCTTTACAACTAGAATTGATACTATCTATGGAGTTAGTTATATTGTTTTAGCTCCAGAACATGAACAAGTATTAAACATCACAATAACTGAACATTTAAATGATGTACAGGCTTATATTGAATTAGCAAAAAACAAATCAGAAATTGATCGTAAAGATGAGTCAAAACCAAAAACTGGAGTATTCACAGGAAGCTATGCAACTAACCCACATACGGGTGAGTTAGTTCAAGTTTGGGTTAGTGATTATGTCTTAGCTAATTATGGTACTGGTGCTGTTATGGCTGTGCCTGCCCATGATAAAAGAGATTGAGACTTTGCAACTAAATTTAATTTAGATAAAAAATTTGTAATTGAAAGTAAAACTAATGAAAAAGCTTTTGTTGGAGAAGGAAACATCATCAATTCAGATATTCTAAACGGAATGAATAAAAAACAAGCTATTCAAGCAATGACAAAAATTGCTGTTGAACAAGGTTGAGGAAGAGAACAAACAAACTATAAATTAAGAGATTGATTGTTCTCTCGTCAAAGGTTTTATGGTGAGCCATTCCCAGTCTTATATGGGCCAAATCAAGAAATTACTTTAATTGAAGATCTACCAGTAAAACTTCCAAGAATAACAAACATTAAACCAAGCGGTACTGGAGAATCTCCATTAGCCAATGTAGAAAAATGAGTTAATGTTGAAATCAATGGAGTTAAATACAGAAGAGAAACAAACACAATGCCTCAATCAGCAGGTTCAAGTTGATACTATTTAGCTTACATTTTAGCTGATGGAGAAAATGAATTTATTAATATTGATAGTGAAGAAGCTAAAAAACGTTTTGAAAAATGAATGCCAGTTGATTTATATGTTGGTGGACAAGAACATGCTGTTGGTCATTTACTATATGCAAGGTTTTGAAACTATGTATTATTTGATTTAGGAATTACTTCAGTCAAAGAACCATTTAAGCAATTATTTAATCAAGGAATGATTTTAGGACCAGATGGTAGAAAAATGTCTAAGTCATGAGGAAATGTAATTAACCCTGATGATATAGTTTCAACACATGGTGCAGATAGTTTGAGATTATATGAAATGTTTATGGGACCATTAGATGCATCTTTACCTTGAAGCGAAGATGGATTAGATTCAGCTTTAAAATGAATTCATAGAGCTTATAGAATGGTTGTATCAATTGAATTAACTGATGTCAATGATGCTAAACTAGACTTTGTTTATAATGATGTAGTTAAAAATGTAAGCGAAATGATTGAAGCATTGAAATTTAATACAGCAATATCACAATTAATGATTTTTGTTAATGCAGTTTATAAACATGAAGGACCAGTTTATCGTCCATACATTGAAGGGTTTGTAAAAATGTTAAGTATCTATGCTCCATTCATTGGAGAAGAGTTATGAGAAAAACTAGGACATGCTCCTTCAATCACAAAACAAGTTTGACCAGTATTTGATCCAAGTAAATTAGTGTCAAATACAGTTGTTATTGCTTTACAAATTAATGGTAAATTAAGAGCTACTATTGAAGTAGAAAAAGGAACTATTAAAGATAAATTATTAGAATTAGCTAAGAAACATGAGAATATTATTAGCTATATTAAGGATAAAGAAATTATTAAAGAGATTGCTGTTGTTGATAGAATTGTTAACATTGTAATTAAATAA
- the rpsI gene encoding 30S ribosomal protein S9, producing MAEKVIYRGTGRRKTSVAQVILTPGKGNIIVNGVPALEFFPYPTLVQDLEQPLVATGTEKDFDITVTVKGGGFTGQAGATRLGIARALLVASEDYRKGLRAVGLLTRDARIKERKKYGLRGARRAPQYSKR from the coding sequence ATGGCAGAAAAAGTTATTTATAGAGGAACTGGAAGAAGAAAAACTTCTGTAGCTCAAGTTATCTTAACTCCTGGAAAAGGAAACATCATTGTTAATGGTGTTCCTGCATTAGAATTCTTCCCATATCCAACATTAGTTCAAGACTTAGAACAACCACTTGTAGCAACTGGAACAGAAAAAGATTTTGATATCACTGTTACAGTTAAAGGTGGAGGGTTTACTGGTCAAGCTGGAGCAACTCGTTTAGGGATTGCTAGAGCATTATTAGTAGCTAGTGAAGATTACCGTAAAGGGTTAAGAGCTGTTGGGTTACTAACACGTGATGCACGTATTAAAGAACGTAAAAAATACGGTCTTCGTGGAGCACGTAGAGCACCTCAATACTCAAAACGTTAA
- the tsaB gene encoding tRNA (adenosine(37)-N6)-threonylcarbamoyltransferase complex dimerization subunit type 1 TsaB codes for MKLFIDTCNWKLILILKDQEKVIDSLIMHDTKKVSDIALSTITMLLSKNNLKIKDIKEFYLTNGPGSYTGVRVGLTIVKTLKTLNNQIKVYLINSLAFQASNDKAISILDARGNKYYIGVYEKQNALIKETVVNLEELEEIKNTYKSFIIKQDNESLDYIETFNLLENKFTLVNEIEKILPLYIKNFI; via the coding sequence ATGAAATTATTTATAGATACATGTAATTGAAAATTAATTTTAATTTTGAAAGATCAAGAAAAAGTAATTGATAGTTTAATAATGCACGATACTAAAAAAGTTAGTGATATAGCCTTATCTACTATCACTATGTTATTAAGCAAAAATAACTTAAAAATTAAAGACATTAAAGAATTTTATTTAACTAATGGCCCAGGAAGTTATACTGGAGTAAGAGTTGGTTTAACAATAGTTAAGACATTAAAAACATTAAATAATCAAATAAAGGTATATTTAATAAATTCTTTAGCATTTCAAGCATCAAATGATAAAGCTATTTCTATTCTTGATGCCAGAGGTAATAAATATTATATTGGTGTATATGAAAAGCAAAATGCTTTGATAAAAGAAACAGTAGTTAATTTAGAAGAATTAGAAGAGATTAAAAACACTTATAAAAGCTTTATAATTAAACAAGACAATGAATCGTTAGATTATATTGAAACATTTAACTTATTAGAAAATAAGTTTACTTTAGTTAATGAAATTGAAAAAATTTTACCTTTATATATAAAAAATTTCATTTAG
- a CDS encoding alpha,alpha-phosphotrehalase: MRNEVIYQIFPLTFSDGQKKGKGNIKGIINKLDYLKNLGITRIWISPFTKSPFKDSGYDVSDYCKINENFGSIEDVELLILEAKKRNLTIILDIVFNHTSNKHEWFQKALAGDQKYMNYYIFKDPIDGKEPTNWKSKMGGLSWEYVPSLNKYYLHLFTKEQPDLNWENPEVREELISILNFWKNKGISGFRLDVCNLYSKPSLFENDQIGDGRRFYTDGSKVEEYFNLMNNRVFGKDKQIFTVGEVSSTTKEKSAKYAKLENNELDSVFTFLHLKVDYENNDKWTNVKPDLSLFWKLQKEWQEYYQSQNSTLALFMNNHDQPRAVSRFGNTDKYWYESATSIFAFTSLMRGVPFIYQGEEIGMTNLKFNKISEFKDVESIGNANDLLKTKSKKEVLDILRIKSRDNARSVMQWSDELNAGFSEKQNISLFVNQNYKKINVQQQLNDKKSILSFYKKIISLRLNNEVFNEGKINFFENQDYAYSRTFKDKEIIILTNWTTENKLIKLKLDCNNWKIILNNYNEFDFNSLKPYQVVAVERK, encoded by the coding sequence ATGAGAAATGAAGTAATTTATCAGATATTTCCTTTAACTTTTTCTGATGGGCAGAAAAAAGGTAAAGGAAATATCAAAGGTATAATAAACAAGTTAGATTATTTAAAAAATTTAGGTATAACTAGAATATGAATATCTCCTTTTACAAAATCACCATTTAAAGATAGTGGGTATGATGTTTCTGATTATTGCAAAATTAACGAAAATTTTGGTAGTATCGAAGATGTAGAATTGCTTATATTAGAAGCAAAAAAAAGAAACTTAACAATTATATTAGATATAGTATTTAATCATACATCTAATAAACATGAGTGGTTTCAAAAAGCATTAGCTGGAGATCAAAAATATATGAATTATTATATTTTTAAAGATCCTATCGATGGAAAAGAACCAACAAATTGAAAAAGCAAAATGGGAGGTCTAAGTTGAGAGTATGTTCCTAGTTTAAATAAATATTATTTACATTTATTTACAAAAGAACAGCCAGATTTAAATTGGGAAAATCCAGAAGTTAGAGAAGAACTCATTAGTATATTAAATTTTTGAAAAAATAAAGGTATAAGTGGTTTTAGACTTGATGTGTGTAATCTTTATAGCAAACCTAGTTTATTTGAAAACGATCAAATAGGAGATGGAAGAAGATTTTACACAGATGGAAGTAAAGTTGAAGAATATTTTAATTTAATGAACAATAGAGTTTTTGGCAAAGACAAGCAAATATTTACTGTAGGTGAAGTGTCATCAACAACAAAAGAAAAATCAGCAAAGTATGCAAAGTTAGAAAATAATGAACTTGATTCAGTTTTTACTTTTTTACATTTAAAAGTTGATTATGAAAATAATGATAAATGAACAAATGTAAAACCTGATTTAAGTTTATTTTGAAAATTGCAAAAGGAATGACAAGAATATTATCAATCTCAAAACTCAACTTTAGCATTATTTATGAATAATCATGATCAACCTAGAGCTGTTTCTAGATTTGGAAACACTGATAAATACTGATATGAAAGTGCAACTTCTATTTTTGCTTTCACATCTTTAATGCGTGGAGTTCCATTCATTTATCAAGGTGAAGAAATAGGAATGACAAATTTAAAATTTAATAAGATTAGTGAATTCAAAGATGTTGAATCAATCGGCAATGCTAATGATTTGTTAAAAACAAAATCGAAAAAAGAAGTTTTAGATATTTTAAGAATAAAATCAAGAGATAATGCAAGAAGTGTAATGCAATGAAGTGACGAATTAAATGCAGGTTTTTCAGAAAAGCAAAATATTAGTTTATTTGTTAATCAAAACTATAAAAAAATTAATGTTCAGCAACAATTAAACGATAAAAAATCAATTTTAAGTTTTTATAAAAAAATTATAAGTTTAAGATTAAATAATGAAGTTTTTAATGAAGGAAAAATAAACTTTTTTGAAAATCAAGATTATGCATATTCTAGAACATTTAAAGATAAGGAAATAATTATATTAACAAACTGAACAACTGAAAATAAATTGATAAAATTAAAGTTAGATTGTAACAATTGGAAAATAATTTTAAACAATTATAATGAATTTGATTTTAATTCTTTAAAACCTTACCAAGTAGTAGCTGTTGAAAGGAAATAA
- the mgtA gene encoding magnesium-translocating P-type ATPase: MKRLKKLNNNTKIELINYVDSDNNKLLKQFEVNSFGLNDEQVEINREKFGGKELKPARFNIFLVFVKSFFSPFNIILMVIDAFNFYEYIDEPNTFSLVAAVIVLIMILASGTMAFIQEVRSHLVIKKMITENKKTSKVIRNIAYNYKSIDNANSIRMIKEAESIENDELVPGDIIYLVNGDIIPADVRILWSNNLYVNQSSLTGESFPVQKKDSNDIEFESHLSYQNIGYMGTEVMSGSGLAIVVATGQKTYFSLIDNKVKEKRKSSSFEKGIKRITLYLIAFMIAVIPAVLLISGLQQGDLVKGAMFTIAIAVGITPEMLPIIVTSNLTRGYKQIEKNGEIIVKNLNSVQNIGAIDILCTDKTGTITSGEISLNKVTGVNGEKSEFLENVLYLNSYFQSGFQNPIDSAVLSSKIKKPDVEDYTKEWEIPFDFERKILSVILTSKKDKEIFTKGAVEEVLKVCNRISINGKIEKLDAKQKKIILNKTHELNLEGYRVIGIAHNILQDEDVEEELIFYGFGTFFDRPKKTSKKLIKNLASKGISTKVLTGDNEIITRAICKNVDFEITKLFSGAEIEAMDERQLNKAVVEANVFVKLSPIHKSTIIAALQAQGHAVGFMGDGINDAPVLRESDVAISFSEASNIAQDAADMILTGESLMAIENAVVEGRKSLANMLKYIKVTVASNFGNVISVIVALFLTKEEPMLALHLLLQNLLYDFVMFALVFDNVDEEFLQKPRPFTTKNIIWFAVINGPISSIFDISTFLVLIFVYNLVPFQGSVPKGSTDAMQFHASWFVVGLMTQTAVMQVYRTEKTPFIQSKCSLSMLIATIIICLAAILIPFTPVNQLVQMATPHWSFIFVALGFVGCYILLAQLVKKLYIKKFKEWL; encoded by the coding sequence ATGAAAAGACTAAAGAAATTAAACAATAATACAAAAATTGAATTAATCAATTATGTAGACTCTGATAATAATAAATTACTAAAACAATTTGAAGTAAATAGTTTTGGTTTAAACGACGAACAAGTTGAAATAAATAGAGAAAAATTTGGTGGAAAAGAATTAAAACCAGCAAGATTTAATATATTTTTAGTTTTTGTTAAGTCATTTTTTTCACCATTTAACATTATATTAATGGTGATTGACGCATTTAACTTTTATGAATATATTGATGAGCCTAATACTTTTTCATTAGTGGCTGCTGTTATTGTGCTAATTATGATACTAGCTAGTGGAACAATGGCATTCATTCAAGAAGTTAGATCTCATTTAGTTATTAAAAAAATGATAACAGAAAATAAGAAGACATCTAAAGTTATTAGAAATATTGCATATAATTACAAATCAATAGATAATGCTAATTCAATTAGAATGATTAAAGAAGCTGAATCTATTGAAAATGATGAATTAGTGCCAGGAGACATTATTTATTTAGTGAATGGAGATATTATTCCTGCAGATGTAAGGATTCTATGATCAAATAATTTATACGTTAACCAGTCATCTTTAACAGGTGAAAGTTTCCCCGTACAAAAAAAAGATTCTAATGATATAGAATTTGAATCACATTTAAGCTATCAAAATATAGGTTACATGGGAACTGAAGTTATGTCAGGAAGTGGTTTGGCAATTGTTGTTGCAACTGGACAAAAGACTTATTTTTCTTTAATTGATAATAAAGTTAAAGAAAAAAGAAAGAGTTCTTCTTTTGAAAAAGGAATTAAAAGAATTACATTATATTTAATTGCATTTATGATTGCTGTAATACCTGCTGTTTTATTAATCTCTGGTTTACAACAAGGAGATTTAGTAAAAGGCGCAATGTTTACGATAGCAATTGCTGTAGGTATAACACCAGAAATGTTGCCAATCATTGTAACTTCAAACTTAACAAGAGGTTATAAACAAATTGAAAAAAATGGCGAAATAATTGTTAAAAATTTAAACTCAGTACAAAACATTGGAGCAATTGATATATTATGTACTGATAAAACAGGAACTATTACAAGTGGAGAAATTAGTTTAAATAAAGTAACTGGGGTTAACGGTGAAAAATCAGAATTCTTAGAAAATGTTTTATACTTAAATAGTTATTTTCAATCAGGATTTCAAAATCCAATTGATAGTGCTGTTTTATCATCAAAAATTAAGAAACCAGATGTGGAAGATTACACAAAGGAATGAGAAATTCCATTTGATTTTGAAAGAAAAATTTTATCAGTTATATTAACAAGCAAAAAAGATAAAGAAATTTTTACAAAAGGTGCAGTTGAAGAAGTTTTAAAAGTATGTAATAGAATTTCTATCAATGGAAAAATTGAAAAACTAGATGCAAAACAAAAGAAGATTATATTAAATAAAACGCATGAATTAAATTTAGAGGGTTATCGTGTAATTGGTATAGCACACAATATTTTACAAGATGAAGATGTTGAAGAAGAACTAATTTTCTATGGATTTGGTACTTTCTTTGATAGACCTAAAAAGACTTCTAAAAAGTTAATTAAAAATTTAGCATCTAAAGGCATATCAACAAAAGTGCTTACTGGTGATAATGAAATAATCACAAGAGCAATTTGTAAAAATGTAGATTTTGAAATCACAAAATTATTTTCAGGTGCGGAAATTGAAGCAATGGATGAAAGGCAATTAAATAAAGCAGTAGTTGAAGCTAACGTTTTTGTTAAATTATCTCCAATTCATAAGTCAACAATTATTGCTGCTTTACAAGCACAAGGACATGCTGTTGGTTTCATGGGAGATGGAATTAATGATGCACCAGTTCTTAGAGAATCTGATGTAGCAATTTCATTTAGTGAAGCATCAAATATTGCTCAAGACGCAGCTGACATGATTTTAACAGGTGAGTCTTTAATGGCAATTGAAAATGCTGTTGTTGAAGGACGTAAAAGTTTAGCTAATATGCTTAAATATATTAAAGTAACTGTTGCTTCAAACTTTGGTAATGTTATATCTGTTATTGTTGCATTATTCTTAACAAAAGAAGAACCTATGTTAGCATTACATTTATTATTACAAAACCTTTTATACGACTTTGTTATGTTTGCATTAGTATTTGATAATGTAGATGAAGAGTTCTTGCAAAAACCAAGACCGTTCACAACAAAAAATATAATATGATTTGCTGTTATAAATGGTCCTATTAGTTCTATATTTGATATATCAACATTCTTAGTTTTAATATTTGTGTACAATTTAGTCCCATTCCAAGGAAGTGTTCCTAAAGGAAGCACAGACGCAATGCAATTTCATGCATCATGATTTGTTGTTGGATTAATGACTCAAACTGCAGTTATGCAAGTTTATAGAACTGAAAAAACACCATTCATTCAATCAAAATGTTCATTATCAATGTTAATAGCAACTATAATAATTTGTTTAGCAGCTATATTAATACCATTTACACCAGTTAACCAGTTGGTTCAAATGGCAACACCACATTGATCATTCATATTTGTAGCATTGGGATTTGTTGGATGTTATATACTTCTTGCTCAGTTAGTAAAAAAACTATACATTAAAAAATTTAAAGAATGATTATAA
- the tsaE gene encoding tRNA (adenosine(37)-N6)-threonylcarbamoyltransferase complex ATPase subunit type 1 TsaE, with protein sequence MIIKSIIETKELAIKIANEIKLVNTEIYLLLTGDLGAGKTTFTKQIIKSLGVDQNVTSPTFNILNQYENNENKIINHMDAYRLDKNSDIEMFLEEFDNNINIIEWWKNLNYDFEQFKNIKIEISVIDANTREIKIERNY encoded by the coding sequence ATGATTATCAAAAGTATTATTGAAACAAAAGAACTAGCCATTAAAATTGCTAATGAAATAAAATTAGTTAATACTGAAATTTATTTACTACTAACAGGTGATCTTGGTGCTGGTAAAACTACTTTTACTAAGCAAATAATTAAATCATTAGGTGTTGATCAAAACGTTACATCACCAACCTTTAATATACTAAATCAGTATGAAAATAATGAAAATAAAATAATTAATCATATGGATGCTTATAGACTAGATAAAAATTCTGATATTGAAATGTTTTTAGAAGAGTTTGATAATAACATTAATATCATTGAATGATGAAAAAATTTAAATTATGACTTTGAGCAATTTAAGAATATCAAAATTGAAATATCAGTAATTGATGCAAACACTAGAGAAATTAAAATAGAAAGAAATTATTAA